The following are encoded in a window of Clostridium thermarum genomic DNA:
- a CDS encoding cation diffusion facilitator family transporter: protein MESYKLGTKVSVVTMIANIILSIFKLIAGIFGKSAAMTADAVHSVSDVFTTVVVIIGLKMSSKGEDKEHPYGHERLEAVCAKIISAALLLVGFTIGYKSAVNLYEGNVTTPRSIALWAAVVSIIVKEGMYWYTIITARKIRSIAMEGDAWHHRSDAFSSVGTFLGILGARYGYTFLDPVAGMIVSILIIKVGVDLYIRAVKELIDSSADKETLDKISNSVLSIDGVRDIKNLKTRIFGNRIYVDIEVFVDEGLSVREGHDIAEIVHSSVQNEINAVKHCMVHIEPFIGSSI from the coding sequence GTGGAAAGTTATAAACTAGGCACAAAGGTATCTGTAGTTACGATGATAGCAAACATTATACTATCTATATTTAAATTGATTGCAGGTATCTTCGGAAAAAGCGCAGCAATGACTGCGGATGCGGTTCATTCGGTATCCGATGTATTTACAACTGTAGTAGTGATAATAGGATTAAAGATGTCGTCAAAAGGAGAGGATAAGGAGCATCCATATGGACATGAAAGGTTGGAAGCTGTATGTGCTAAGATAATAAGTGCAGCACTGCTTTTGGTTGGATTTACAATTGGGTATAAAAGTGCAGTAAACCTCTATGAGGGTAATGTTACTACCCCGAGAAGTATTGCACTATGGGCAGCTGTGGTATCAATTATAGTTAAGGAAGGAATGTACTGGTACACAATTATAACTGCAAGGAAAATAAGAAGCATTGCAATGGAAGGAGATGCCTGGCATCACAGGTCCGATGCTTTCTCATCAGTTGGAACCTTTCTGGGCATTCTAGGGGCCAGATACGGTTATACTTTCCTCGATCCTGTTGCAGGCATGATTGTAAGCATTTTAATTATTAAGGTTGGAGTTGACCTTTATATTAGAGCGGTAAAGGAACTTATTGATTCATCTGCAGATAAAGAAACACTAGATAAGATAAGTAATAGTGTGCTTTCTATTGATGGAGTCAGGGATATAAAAAACCTTAAAACCAGGATATTTGGAAATAGAATTTATGTTGATATTGAAGTATTTGTGGATGAAGGACTTTCTGTTAGGGAAGGTCATGATATTGCAGAAATAGTTCATAGTTCAGTACAAAATGAAATAAATGCTGTAAAGCATTGTATGGTCCATATTGAACCATTTATAGGTTCTAGTATATAA
- a CDS encoding magnesium transporter MgtE N-terminal domain-containing protein, with translation MENIEELLSVIINNDKNEFENFINDMYPIDVAILLDTLDDENLLKFYKLAEDEHIAEFLEQANEEFQIRFLKLLDLKEIIKLFSYMSNDDKADILGNLPISDEKRFA, from the coding sequence ATGGAAAATATTGAGGAGTTACTTTCTGTTATAATAAATAATGACAAGAACGAATTTGAAAATTTTATCAATGATATGTATCCAATAGATGTTGCTATACTTTTGGACACTTTAGATGATGAAAATTTGTTGAAATTTTATAAATTAGCTGAAGATGAGCACATAGCAGAATTCCTTGAACAGGCCAATGAAGAGTTTCAGATAAGGTTCCTGAAACTCCTGGACTTAAAGGAAATAATAAAATTGTTTTCATATATGTCAAATGATGATAAAGCTGACATTTTAGGTAACCTCCCCATTAGTGATGAGAAAAGATTTGCTTAA
- the tnpB gene encoding IS66 family insertion sequence element accessory protein TnpB (TnpB, as the term is used for proteins encoded by IS66 family insertion elements, is considered an accessory protein, since TnpC, encoded by a neighboring gene, is a DDE family transposase.) has translation MLNIDKVETVYLACGYTDLRKSIDGLVMIVQNQFKLNPFDKALFVFCNRQMDKLKILHFDEGFWLYYHRLEANRFKWPATTEEALKVNIEELRWLLKGYEVRTKSKFKPIKQSNYF, from the coding sequence ATGTTAAACATAGATAAAGTAGAAACAGTTTATCTTGCCTGCGGCTACACGGATTTAAGGAAAAGTATTGATGGTTTAGTTATGATAGTTCAGAATCAATTTAAACTGAATCCTTTTGATAAAGCCTTATTTGTTTTTTGTAATAGACAAATGGACAAATTAAAAATTCTTCACTTTGATGAAGGTTTTTGGCTATATTATCACCGTTTAGAAGCGAATCGCTTCAAATGGCCTGCTACGACAGAAGAAGCATTGAAAGTAAATATAGAAGAATTACGGTGGCTTCTAAAGGGCTACGAAGTAAGAACAAAATCCAAGTTTAAACCTATAAAACAAAGTAATTATTTTTAA
- the mgtA gene encoding magnesium-translocating P-type ATPase, with the protein MLALVSYIAFKLLVPGDIIHLASGDMIPADVQLIASKDLFVNQSTLTGESLPVEKNVTEGTWKSELENPNLCFMGTNVESGTAIAVVVKTGMKTYFGQLSGKLTGEREMTSFDKGVNQYTWLMIRFIFVMAPLVFIINGFTKGDWFEAFLFGIAVAVGLTPEMLPMIVTVNLTKGALSMAKKKVIVKKLNAIQNFGAMDILCTDKTGTITEGKVVLERHLNMYGDDSERVLKYAFINSFYQTGLRNVMDMAIMSHRNDGEDYFDIEKKYLKIDEIPFDFIRKRMSVVVQNKRMEQVLVCKGAVEEVLSLCNKYETKEGTEPFMGKMTDKTEKMIKGLNAEGYRVIAVAYRIFKEGNSTYTIADESKLTLLGFLAFLDPPKETSEEAIAKFHKYNVDVKVLTGDNEIVTKKICQEVNLPVDKILLGSDIDKMSDEELADAAEVTSVFAKLSPMHKERIIRALKSKEHVVGFMGDGINDAPALRAADVGISVDTAVDIAKESSDIILLENNLLVLEEGVLEGRRVFGNIVKYIKMTASSNFGNMFSVLGASIFIPFLPMMPIQVLTNNLLYDISQTTIPTDTVDESWISKPRKWSVDEIKRFIIHIGPISSIFDYTTYIMMLFVFHAWNNPALFQTGWFLESLFTQTLIIHVIRTNKIPFIQSRASKPLMITSLLIVAFGALLVNSPIASAFGFTKLPVLYYILLALTLFCYVVLTQAIKVWYIKKYNVE; encoded by the coding sequence GTGTTAGCTCTGGTCTCATATATTGCTTTCAAGTTACTTGTACCTGGAGATATTATTCACCTGGCCTCAGGGGATATGATACCAGCTGATGTGCAGCTTATTGCCTCAAAGGACCTGTTTGTTAACCAGTCAACATTAACCGGTGAATCCTTACCGGTAGAAAAGAATGTTACAGAGGGAACCTGGAAAAGCGAGCTGGAAAATCCAAATCTGTGTTTTATGGGGACTAATGTGGAGAGTGGAACAGCTATTGCAGTTGTAGTAAAGACAGGGATGAAAACTTATTTTGGTCAATTAAGCGGCAAGCTCACCGGTGAAAGAGAAATGACCAGCTTTGACAAAGGTGTAAATCAATATACCTGGTTGATGATAAGATTTATATTTGTAATGGCTCCCTTAGTCTTTATCATTAACGGCTTCACTAAAGGAGATTGGTTTGAGGCATTTTTGTTTGGAATCGCAGTAGCTGTAGGTCTTACACCTGAAATGCTTCCCATGATTGTAACTGTTAACCTTACTAAAGGTGCTTTATCCATGGCAAAAAAGAAAGTTATTGTAAAGAAATTAAATGCCATACAAAACTTTGGCGCTATGGATATTCTGTGTACTGATAAGACAGGTACTATTACGGAGGGAAAGGTTGTTCTTGAGAGACATCTGAATATGTATGGGGACGACTCTGAAAGAGTATTGAAATATGCGTTTATTAACAGCTTCTATCAAACCGGACTTAGAAATGTTATGGATATGGCCATCATGTCACATAGGAATGATGGCGAGGACTATTTTGATATTGAAAAAAAGTATCTAAAAATTGATGAAATTCCCTTCGATTTTATAAGAAAAAGGATGTCTGTTGTTGTTCAAAATAAGAGAATGGAACAGGTGCTGGTCTGCAAAGGAGCTGTAGAGGAGGTCTTGAGTCTCTGCAATAAGTACGAAACAAAAGAAGGTACTGAACCTTTTATGGGAAAGATGACAGATAAGACAGAAAAGATGATAAAGGGACTAAATGCCGAAGGATATAGAGTCATTGCTGTAGCCTACAGGATTTTCAAGGAAGGTAACAGCACTTATACAATCGCTGATGAAAGCAAGTTAACCTTGCTTGGATTCCTGGCTTTCCTTGATCCTCCAAAGGAGACTTCAGAGGAGGCCATAGCAAAGTTTCATAAATATAATGTTGATGTTAAAGTTCTTACTGGCGACAATGAAATTGTAACAAAGAAAATCTGTCAGGAAGTAAATTTGCCCGTTGATAAGATTCTTTTAGGCAGCGATATAGATAAGATGTCAGATGAAGAACTTGCTGATGCGGCTGAAGTAACTTCAGTTTTTGCAAAACTTTCCCCTATGCATAAGGAAAGAATAATAAGAGCATTAAAGAGTAAAGAGCATGTTGTAGGTTTTATGGGTGACGGAATAAATGACGCTCCTGCACTAAGAGCAGCTGATGTAGGCATATCAGTTGATACTGCTGTTGATATAGCAAAAGAATCTTCAGATATAATACTTTTGGAAAACAACTTACTTGTTCTTGAAGAGGGAGTTCTTGAAGGAAGAAGAGTATTTGGGAATATAGTTAAGTATATAAAGATGACTGCCAGCTCAAACTTCGGAAATATGTTTAGTGTTTTGGGAGCTAGTATATTTATTCCATTTCTGCCCATGATGCCTATACAGGTTTTAACTAATAACTTACTATATGATATATCTCAAACTACAATCCCAACGGACACAGTGGATGAAAGCTGGATATCAAAGCCAAGGAAGTGGTCAGTGGATGAAATCAAGAGATTTATCATTCATATAGGACCAATCAGCTCCATTTTTGATTATACAACTTATATAATGATGTTATTCGTTTTTCATGCTTGGAATAATCCTGCATTGTTCCAGACAGGCTGGTTCCTTGAATCATTATTTACTCAGACACTGATAATTCATGTAATCAGAACCAATAAAATACCTTTTATACAAAGTCGTGCAAGCAAACCGCTGATGATAACTTCACTGCTTATAGTGGCTTTTGGAGCGCTGCTTGTTAATTCACCTATTGCGAGCGCTTTCGGATTTACAAAATTGCCAGTTTTATATTACATTCTTTTAGCTCTTACTCTTTTCTGCTATGTGGTACTGACACAAGCTATAAAGGTATGGTATATAAAAAAATATAATGTAGAATAG
- a CDS encoding transposase domain-containing protein, translating into MYSIIETAKANKLVVERYLVYLFDNLLKIAIEGSESLENLMPWSDKIPENMKIKDRK; encoded by the coding sequence ATTTACAGCATTATTGAAACTGCCAAGGCTAATAAATTAGTTGTAGAAAGGTATTTAGTTTATCTATTTGATAATCTATTGAAGATAGCTATAGAAGGTAGCGAAAGCTTAGAGAATCTTATGCCTTGGTCAGATAAGATTCCTGAAAATATGAAAATTAAAGATAGGAAATAA
- the tnpA gene encoding IS66 family insertion sequence element accessory protein TnpA, which produces MSRRLDNATWEEYINKFDACNGTITVKDFCLENKLTKSQFYYHKRRVERAKFENKETVFHAISLDNKENNIKENIYTLNEVKITIGNTIIAIPVNETALISSIIKELAAKC; this is translated from the coding sequence ATGTCTAGAAGATTAGATAATGCAACCTGGGAAGAATATATTAATAAATTTGATGCATGTAATGGAACAATAACTGTTAAAGATTTTTGTTTAGAAAATAAACTTACTAAAAGTCAATTTTACTATCATAAAAGAAGAGTAGAAAGGGCAAAATTTGAAAACAAAGAAACAGTTTTTCATGCTATTTCTTTAGATAATAAAGAGAATAATATTAAAGAAAATATCTATACTTTGAATGAGGTAAAGATTACAATAGGTAATACCATCATAGCCATTCCTGTTAATGAAACTGCTCTAATATCATCAATAATAAAGGAATTAGCTGCAAAATGTTAA
- the tnpB gene encoding IS66 family insertion sequence element accessory protein TnpB (TnpB, as the term is used for proteins encoded by IS66 family insertion elements, is considered an accessory protein, since TnpC, encoded by a neighboring gene, is a DDE family transposase.): MLNLKQTSNVFLAAGSTDMRKSIDGLAIIVQMNFKLDPFSDALFVFCNAKRDKLKLLYWERNGFWLYYRRLEKGRFKWPNNSKDKVIHVTERELRWLLDGLDINQKGVHRDIMQRKII; encoded by the coding sequence ATGTTAAACCTAAAGCAGACTTCTAATGTATTTTTGGCTGCTGGAAGTACTGATATGAGAAAATCTATTGACGGTCTCGCCATCATCGTTCAGATGAATTTTAAGTTAGATCCATTCTCTGATGCACTTTTTGTATTCTGCAACGCTAAACGCGACAAACTCAAGTTGCTCTATTGGGAGCGGAATGGATTCTGGCTTTACTATCGCCGTTTGGAAAAAGGTCGCTTTAAGTGGCCTAATAATTCTAAAGACAAAGTTATACATGTAACGGAGCGGGAGCTCCGCTGGCTTTTAGATGGACTGGATATTAACCAAAAGGGAGTACATCGTGATATTATGCAGAGAAAAATCATTTGA
- the tnpC gene encoding IS66 family transposase, producing the protein MNHEILTNELDENTKLLIEKMEKELSSKDEEIRKLKNELEFLKGVISNKNRKIFGVSSEKADANQLSFFNEAEKYSDSKVEEPTLEEITYKRAKRNNYIGKKDNLADLERVVIEHKLQGDDLNCKECGEQLVEIGVKSRKEIIKYIPAKLVVEEHVIYSYACKSCEKETGESNIISAEAPQTIFYNSMASNELIAHTLILKYQHAMPLYRQESYFDMMGATLSRQTLCNWTMSAAEALEPIYNHMQKELLSRNYIHADETTLKVINDNGKDSKSQKYMWLYMSDTNSKPVILYDYQSTRSSSCPKNFLGDFKGFLQTDGYSGYNSVTNATRVYCLAHIRRYFHNIIVDLDEEALKNSRAIIGFNYCEQIYKLEKELRESFSSKDDYYDIRFKIRAEKLAPIIDNFIEYVEREIKAALPRSPLGKALDYAKKHLPGLKNVLLDGSLEVDNNAAERAIKPFVIGRKNFLFANTAKGATHSANIYSIIETAKANKLVVERYLVYLFDNLLKIDIEGSESLENLMPWSDKIPENMKIKDRK; encoded by the coding sequence ATGAATCACGAAATTTTAACTAATGAACTTGATGAAAATACAAAATTATTAATTGAAAAAATGGAAAAAGAATTAAGCTCAAAAGATGAAGAAATAAGAAAACTTAAAAATGAGTTAGAATTCTTAAAAGGTGTTATATCAAATAAAAATAGGAAGATATTTGGAGTATCTAGTGAAAAGGCAGATGCTAATCAATTATCTTTTTTCAACGAGGCCGAAAAATATAGTGATTCAAAGGTAGAAGAACCTACTTTAGAGGAAATTACATATAAAAGAGCTAAGAGAAATAATTACATAGGTAAAAAAGATAATCTAGCAGACTTAGAAAGAGTTGTTATTGAACATAAATTACAAGGTGATGACCTTAACTGTAAAGAATGCGGAGAGCAATTAGTTGAAATAGGTGTAAAATCAAGAAAAGAGATAATTAAATATATTCCGGCTAAGCTTGTAGTTGAAGAACACGTGATTTACAGCTACGCTTGTAAATCATGCGAAAAGGAAACTGGTGAAAGTAATATAATTTCAGCAGAAGCACCACAAACTATTTTTTATAATAGTATGGCTTCTAATGAGTTAATTGCTCATACTCTTATACTTAAATATCAACATGCTATGCCACTTTATAGGCAAGAAAGCTATTTTGATATGATGGGTGCTACTCTTTCAAGACAAACTCTATGTAACTGGACTATGTCAGCAGCTGAGGCTTTAGAGCCAATATATAACCACATGCAAAAAGAATTACTAAGCAGAAATTATATTCATGCAGATGAGACTACTTTAAAAGTAATTAATGACAATGGCAAGGATTCTAAATCTCAAAAATATATGTGGTTATATATGAGTGATACCAATTCAAAGCCAGTAATTTTGTATGATTATCAGAGTACCAGATCCAGCTCTTGCCCTAAAAATTTCTTAGGAGATTTCAAAGGATTTCTCCAAACGGATGGTTATAGCGGTTATAATTCCGTTACAAACGCTACAAGGGTATATTGCTTAGCTCACATAAGAAGATACTTCCATAATATAATTGTAGACTTAGATGAAGAAGCCCTAAAAAATTCTAGAGCAATAATAGGGTTTAATTATTGTGAGCAAATTTATAAACTTGAAAAAGAGCTTAGAGAATCCTTTTCAAGTAAGGATGATTATTATGATATTAGATTTAAAATAAGAGCTGAAAAATTAGCTCCAATTATAGATAACTTTATTGAATATGTTGAAAGAGAAATAAAAGCTGCTCTTCCAAGAAGTCCGTTGGGTAAAGCACTTGATTATGCTAAAAAGCATTTACCAGGATTAAAGAATGTACTGCTAGATGGTTCTTTAGAGGTAGACAATAATGCAGCGGAAAGAGCTATTAAACCTTTCGTTATCGGCCGTAAGAACTTCCTTTTTGCTAATACTGCTAAAGGTGCCACACATAGTGCTAATATTTACAGCATTATTGAAACTGCCAAGGCTAATAAATTAGTTGTAGAAAGGTATTTAGTTTATCTATTTGATAATCTATTGAAGATAGATATAGAAGGTAGCGAAAGCTTAGAGAATCTTATGCCTTGGTCAGATAAGATTCCTGAAAATATGAAAATTAAAGATAGGAAATAA
- the tnpC gene encoding IS66 family transposase: MSKTEVKSFNLENYSRKELEDAFIKLSIEKEQAELRLKWYEEQYKLNKQRLFGKSSEKNIDGQINMPIFNEAESERQPFTAEPNLDDCAKQQQSSSKAKKLKGKREKDLSDLPKQIVEYKLSAEEQVCSQCGGQLHEVRSEIRRELEVIPAQIIVKEIHSMIYSCRKCEKEDITVPMISAPTPKPVIKGSIASSSIIAYIMTRKYVDATPLYRQEQEYKRRGLPVNRQNMANWIIRAAQDWLNPLYLRLRKYLTDYDVAHADETELEVLNEPGREATTRSYMWMYRTGNGHDPIVLYDYQPSRAGDNAKTFLNGFKGYLHVDAYDGYDKLLKDSKAGGAMEVTLVACFAHARRYFTDTLKAVTDKESYMYTSAYQGVKYIDEMFKLEEELSSLSSEDRYDERLSKLKPMLEAYFSWIEKEHALALPKSSYGKAVNYSFNQKDKLMSILKDGRLELSNNRAERAIKPFVIGRKNWLFANTPQGAKASAVTYSIIETAKENDLNPFEYLKYLFEQFPNVDINDSEVLDSLLPWSSTLPKYCKSKQV; the protein is encoded by the coding sequence ATGAGTAAAACAGAAGTAAAATCATTTAACTTAGAGAATTACAGTCGTAAAGAGCTAGAGGATGCCTTCATAAAACTCAGCATTGAAAAGGAGCAGGCTGAGCTTAGACTAAAATGGTATGAAGAGCAATACAAGCTCAACAAGCAGAGACTATTTGGTAAATCCAGTGAAAAGAATATAGATGGTCAGATTAACATGCCAATATTTAACGAGGCTGAAAGTGAGCGACAGCCTTTTACTGCTGAGCCTAATTTAGATGATTGTGCAAAGCAACAACAATCTTCATCCAAGGCTAAAAAGCTTAAAGGAAAACGTGAAAAAGATCTTTCAGATCTTCCTAAGCAAATAGTTGAATATAAGCTCTCAGCTGAAGAACAGGTTTGTTCTCAATGTGGCGGTCAACTCCATGAGGTGCGTTCCGAAATCCGCAGAGAGCTGGAGGTCATCCCGGCACAAATTATCGTAAAAGAAATCCACAGCATGATTTATTCCTGTCGGAAATGTGAAAAGGAAGATATAACTGTCCCAATGATTTCGGCGCCAACCCCTAAGCCTGTCATTAAGGGAAGTATAGCATCCTCTTCTATAATAGCATATATCATGACTAGGAAATATGTAGATGCTACTCCTCTTTATAGGCAGGAACAAGAATACAAGCGGCGTGGTTTACCAGTTAACCGTCAAAACATGGCTAACTGGATTATTCGGGCTGCACAAGATTGGCTGAATCCTTTGTACCTGCGTCTACGTAAATACCTTACGGACTATGATGTAGCTCATGCGGACGAAACAGAACTAGAAGTTCTCAATGAGCCGGGCCGTGAGGCCACAACAAGGTCTTATATGTGGATGTACCGTACAGGCAATGGGCATGATCCTATTGTTCTATACGATTATCAGCCATCAAGGGCAGGAGATAATGCCAAAACCTTCTTAAATGGATTTAAGGGTTATCTTCATGTTGATGCCTATGACGGTTATGACAAACTTTTGAAAGATTCCAAAGCCGGCGGTGCCATGGAAGTTACTCTCGTAGCGTGCTTCGCACATGCAAGGAGGTATTTCACTGATACCTTAAAGGCAGTGACTGATAAAGAAAGCTACATGTATACCTCTGCTTATCAAGGAGTCAAATATATTGATGAAATGTTTAAGCTTGAGGAAGAACTATCAAGTTTGTCATCTGAAGACCGGTATGATGAACGCCTTAGCAAACTTAAACCAATGCTAGAGGCTTATTTCTCATGGATTGAAAAGGAACACGCTCTTGCACTACCCAAATCAAGTTACGGGAAAGCTGTCAATTACTCATTCAATCAGAAGGATAAACTGATGAGTATACTCAAAGATGGCAGGCTGGAACTTAGCAATAACCGCGCCGAAAGGGCAATAAAGCCATTTGTCATTGGGAGAAAAAATTGGCTGTTCGCCAATACTCCGCAGGGAGCAAAGGCAAGTGCAGTTACTTATAGTATTATTGAAACTGCAAAGGAAAATGATCTTAATCCTTTTGAATACTTAAAATACTTATTTGAGCAGTTTCCAAATGTTGATATAAATGATTCTGAAGTTTTAGATTCTTTATTGCCTTGGTCATCTACCTTACCTAAATACTGTAAATCAAAACAAGTATAG
- the tnpA gene encoding IS66 family insertion sequence element accessory protein TnpA has protein sequence MTKLNMEDWQQLIADYRSSGLTGPVWCQQKQLSIHKLRYWINKFNKAEFKEEPRQQWVSVKTNLSITTTSITVKVGKAEISVSQDFDKELFADVVQSLLTLC, from the coding sequence TTGACAAAATTAAATATGGAAGATTGGCAGCAGCTCATTGCTGATTATAGATCTAGCGGCCTTACCGGGCCGGTATGGTGTCAGCAAAAACAATTGAGTATACACAAATTACGCTATTGGATTAACAAATTCAACAAAGCAGAGTTTAAAGAAGAACCAAGACAGCAGTGGGTTTCAGTAAAAACAAATTTATCTATAACAACAACATCTATTACTGTAAAAGTCGGTAAGGCTGAAATTTCAGTTTCGCAAGACTTCGATAAAGAACTCTTTGCAGATGTTGTCCAATCCCTATTAACTTTATGTTAA
- a CDS encoding transposase: MAREIRRYSKEEIAGHVARLFPPENKSLGELSIETGISKSTLATWKKKAEKEKGHTKPRRNLTPNERFLVVMEAYSLSEIELSRYCREKGLYYEEVKSWISACATATDKTEEREDIKELRVSKAADAKVSVKLSTHFMNINLVR; the protein is encoded by the coding sequence ATGGCAAGAGAAATTAGAAGATATAGTAAGGAAGAAATAGCCGGGCATGTGGCTAGATTATTCCCACCAGAGAATAAATCTTTAGGAGAGCTATCAATTGAAACAGGGATAAGTAAGTCAACCTTAGCAACATGGAAGAAGAAAGCTGAAAAGGAAAAGGGCCATACTAAACCTAGAAGAAACCTAACCCCTAATGAAAGATTTTTAGTAGTTATGGAGGCTTATAGCCTATCAGAAATTGAGTTATCAAGATACTGCAGGGAAAAAGGTTTATACTACGAAGAAGTTAAATCGTGGATTAGCGCTTGCGCTACTGCCACTGACAAAACAGAAGAGAGAGAGGATATAAAGGAACTAAGAGTGAGCAAAGCAGCAGATGCTAAGGTAAGCGTCAAACTGTCCACACATTTTATGAATATAAATCTTGTGAGATAA
- a CDS encoding IS91 family transposase, protein MLTQGVPEELRNYFYKRREMLKDLMDGVYQVIDYWYKKHKGKSYEVGVIAVIHTFGRDLKWNPHVHALVTEGAINNKYSWWKPVEYIPYEYLRKSWQKIVLDIIKKYFKDYKTRKLISTLYRVYKDGFYVNADRALTDMKKATKYIGRYLARAAIAEYRIESYDGENVTFWYEDHDTGEHIKVTLDVLTFIGKLVQQIHKKGFKCVRRYGLYSRKKNALAKEIIHLYKFVKQLKICKRQSFSTFNNLKNSIKISQ, encoded by the coding sequence ATCTTAACACAGGGGGTACCTGAGGAACTTAGAAATTATTTTTATAAAAGAAGAGAGATGCTTAAAGACCTGATGGACGGAGTCTATCAAGTAATTGACTATTGGTACAAAAAACACAAGGGCAAGAGTTATGAGGTGGGTGTAATAGCGGTAATTCATACTTTTGGACGAGACTTAAAATGGAATCCTCATGTGCATGCACTTGTTACGGAAGGGGCTATTAACAATAAATATAGCTGGTGGAAGCCGGTAGAATATATACCATATGAATACCTAAGGAAGTCTTGGCAAAAAATTGTTTTAGATATCATAAAGAAATATTTTAAGGATTATAAAACTAGAAAATTAATTAGTACCTTGTACAGGGTATATAAAGATGGTTTTTATGTTAATGCAGACAGAGCCCTTACAGATATGAAAAAAGCCACTAAATACATAGGGAGATATCTTGCAAGAGCTGCGATAGCAGAGTATAGAATTGAAAGCTATGATGGTGAGAATGTAACCTTTTGGTACGAAGACCATGATACCGGTGAACATATAAAAGTTACATTGGATGTATTAACGTTCATTGGAAAGCTGGTACAACAAATTCATAAAAAAGGCTTTAAGTGCGTTAGAAGGTATGGTCTATATTCAAGGAAGAAAAATGCTTTGGCTAAAGAAATAATACACTTGTATAAGTTTGTTAAACAGTTAAAGATTTGTAAGCGTCAAAGTTTTAGTACCTTTAATAACTTGAAAAATAGCATTAAAATATCCCAGTAA
- a CDS encoding ATP-binding protein, which translates to MIGDETKRKLRELNLDELVDIFKIQDDDQPLYSAMTFDERITLAIDSLYQDKNNKRSIRLIKQAKFRFTDADVNSIYYADRGLDKNQIIELSTCQYMRNNFSLVLNGFTGSGKTFLACALGKAACRQLYRVRYIRLPELLELRAEATLQGKGISKLVSKFSNYNLLILDEWLLQELSDDDVRFIFELTEKRYDCHSTLFCTQYKVSDWHTRLGGGTMADAILDRIVHKSIRIDTGNMNMREHFSTK; encoded by the coding sequence ATGATAGGTGATGAAACAAAACGCAAGCTTCGAGAGTTAAACCTTGATGAACTGGTTGATATATTTAAAATACAGGATGACGATCAACCGCTCTACTCAGCCATGACCTTTGACGAAAGAATTACTTTAGCTATTGATAGTCTCTATCAGGATAAAAACAATAAGCGCTCAATACGTCTAATAAAGCAAGCCAAATTCAGATTTACTGATGCAGATGTAAACTCAATTTACTATGCGGATAGGGGGCTTGATAAAAATCAAATTATTGAGCTTTCAACCTGCCAATACATGCGTAACAACTTTAGCCTTGTGCTTAATGGCTTCACAGGCTCTGGTAAGACTTTTCTAGCTTGCGCATTGGGCAAAGCTGCATGCAGACAGTTATATCGAGTACGCTATATAAGATTGCCAGAGCTTCTGGAGCTTCGTGCTGAGGCAACTTTACAAGGCAAAGGGATCAGTAAGCTAGTAAGCAAATTTTCTAACTACAACCTCTTGATTCTGGATGAATGGCTCCTTCAAGAATTATCCGATGATGATGTCAGATTCATTTTTGAACTTACTGAGAAGCGCTATGATTGTCACTCCACCTTGTTTTGCACTCAGTACAAAGTGTCAGATTGGCATACTCGCTTAGGGGGCGGGACCATGGCTGATGCTATTCTAGACCGGATCGTACATAAATCTATTCGTATTGATACTGGGAACATGAACATGAGGGAACATTTCTCCACCAAATAA